The Miscanthus floridulus cultivar M001 unplaced genomic scaffold, ASM1932011v1 fs_266_4_5, whole genome shotgun sequence genome has a segment encoding these proteins:
- the LOC136531034 gene encoding glycine-rich protein 3 short isoform-like yields the protein MASSKRLLVLALLLAAVFLVASAANEQTQPSKDDENKADVQDYRGGGYPGGGGWRGGGGYPGRGGYPGGGGYPGGGHGGYCRWGCCNRGYYGGCRCCSRADEIPEPMYRPEFTEVHN from the exons GCGTCGTCCAAGCGACTCCTCGTGTTGGCTCTCCTGCTCGCCGCCGTTTTCCTTGTCGCCTCAGCAGCTAACGAACAAACCC AGCCGAGCAAGGACGACGAGAACAAAGCTGACGTACAGGACTACCGTGGCGGCGGCTacccgggcggcggcggctggcgcGGTGGGGGTGGCTACCCCGGCCGGGGCGGCTACCCGGGCGGGGGCGGCTACCCTGGCGGCGGCCACGGAGGCTACTGCCGGTGGGGTTGCTGCAACCGCGGGTACTACGGCGGTTGCCGGTGCTGCTCGCGCGCCGACGAGATCCCGGAGCCCATGTACCGCCCGGAGTTCACCGAGGTCCACAACTGA